The DNA region ACAAAAAATGTGTCTAGTATAAGATCTTAGTGTCtttgaaatgttttaaataTTGCTCAAGTTAATTCAAGTCATGTTTCAAGAACATACAAGTTGCAGaaagactcgaccgatcgaagaAAAGCCTTGCCTGATCGAACTGCAATATGCAGAATTTGAAATAAGGCCCAACAACCCGCAAAACATTTAGGGTTTGAGTCCAACACtcctaagtataaaaggaaaaccctaataTACATTTTTCAATTCTTAAGAGTTACTCTTGTGAAGTCTATGAGATTTTGTATCTTTTAACTCTATTAAGCACCTACCGGAGATCAAATCCATATTGCAAGTACTGGTGGAGTAAAATTGCAGCCAAGCCTTTAGCTATCAAGTGTACTGAAGTTCAAGGCATGAACAGATGGTTCATGTGGAAACAGATCTAGATCAAAGAAGTCCGTGGAGTTCAGAACCCAGTTTGGTAACTATGTTAGATTTACTATGAATTGGTATTCTCGATTGTAAATCTCAATTTGATTTAGTGGATTGTTCTCTTGGGATAGTTCCCacttgggtttttttgtttttttaaaacgtTAAAACAAgttgtttcattgatttttccTGAGTTGTCACATCTtgtattatttacttttctgctgTGTTTGTTACATGTGATGaatgtttaacctagatctaaataattaaCATAAGTAAGAACTTTGGCTAATAATTAACATAAGTAACAACCTGGATCTAAATCCTTACAAAaggtattatattttatttacttttgttatGATTGTGTGGGTCAAATAATTCAAAGGACAAATTGTGTGAGAAGGGCACCATAGGATAAAAATTTGTCATCCCTTGAGAACATGTGGCAAGAAAAATGGGATTATGGCTATTAAATATCAAGTGGGACCTAGAAGACTTTGCTTTGTTTGGAAAAAGACAAATGAAACTacctctgtttgttttgctagaaaactttctgtaaatataatttttcacattttccacTATTTGGTAGTACACAAAAAATTGGTCAacgaaaaactatttttagtcaatggaaaattctaataaaaataaggcttgttttttataggttgttttccaaaatttttttttggaaaacaatctctctctgactctttttctcttccattttctttttctttcctcacacccttactgtcactaactctggtctctcctcttccatagatctctctccctcactctctctccatatttctcttcccctttataacacaaTTCTCTGAGTAGATTTTTTCCCCTCATTactcaataattatttcattcttttctaccaacttgcaaaagtAAACATATTTGTAacggtaattatttcattcatctctaccaaaatctcaattctttactttgaatttcaaacttgatttaattttttctctaagaaattttttgtttgatggattccaagtaaaagtttttttttgcacataaaagtgctaaaaaaaataaaaaaataaaaaaataaaaagaagaatgaatgaagtaaaagacgaaaattttaaacacgGTGCCTATATgactctaaattgcttttacataggataatctttttcgttgatagatacattatgcagatactatgtagtgatgatatattatgaaGATACATTATATGAAtccataattttgagtaatattaaagatttgtggttgaccatagtagacaattagtgtactagtaaaaagagtagacaattTAAAAGTTATTGgtatttgtacttattaaagatgtattccactgttaattttatgtatatagacaaatggttgatatatatatatatatatatatatatatatatatatatatatatatatatatatgtatgtatatatgtatgtgtgtgtgtgtgtgtgtgtgtgagtggacgtttctgtccatatatatatgagcaagatgagtagtagagatcatgaaaatttgacaactaattttgattgtatctattgtcaaaattttagtatgaaaactaaatttattcttgatttttttattatttatattgattacattagttggtttacataatacacatgttttaaattccacaagaaatataaaaattaaaaataaaaataaaaatttgcataccaagcACCAGAAAGCATttttaaactcatttttaaggtcgttaccaaacactgaaaaatgatatagttttctagaaaatacttttttgaaaatgaacaattttttagaaaacgtTAATGCTGAAATAAACAGAGCGTAGGTTTCTTATGGAGCCTATGTatggtaaaagaaaaattagttaGTATTTCTTCTCTAAATACTACATGGTTATTATATGGTATTTTCTAATGAACTTTCTCTCTTATTCCGGGAGAGAACtgagaaatttattttagttgttttatttaatagataaaagtttctaaatttgttgTTCTCTGTCTCTATAAGTATAACTACCGATCTTTCAAAGGTCAAAGTTTTCTAAGTTCTAATAGTCTTTGCATTACTACCTTCTCTGTCTCATCTGTAGCCTCAGAATTAATATCTGTAGCCTTAGACTTAATTCGTTTCTACTCtctatataaacaaaaaactctctctctctccacacacAGCAGAAAACTTACATATAGAAGCTGCAATTATTTTGTTGTGGATATCATCATCACGACAGTAATTAATTTCCTCCATTCTTTCTTCAACATTTTATTGTAAACTTTCTTAGAGCTTTGCTTCCATGGGGGGCAAGGACATTTCAAAGCCAGGTGAGTATGAACGTTCACTGGAGGACACTCCAACATGGGCTGTTGCGGTGGTATGCTTTGTGTTGGTTGTTATTTCTCTCTTCATTGAACATATTATTCATATCATTGGAAAGGTAATTAAGCTTATCTATTTATCTTGACATCCGTTTGGGTAACCTGCAGTTTCTTTTgtgtgaatatatatttttttcttgatgaatgATTCTTGCATTCCTTTCCTATGTAGTGGctgaaaaaaaaacacaagttaACTCTTTACGAAGCActtgaaaaaatcaaaacagGTACGTAGCATAGCTATCATGATAAACTACCTAAAaagtgaatttaattatttaactattatttCAATGCTCCTAGTTTGATCTCTAGcatatcttaaaaaaagaagttaagtCTGTCCAAAGCCTAACactttttctttgttaaatatatatatttttcctctTTCAGAGCTTATGATATTGGGATTCATATCCTTGCTCTTGATAGTGTTTCAAGCACCAATTACTAATATATGTATACCCAAGAGTGTTGGAGCCACTTGGCACCCCTGTAAAAAGCGGTACAAGGAGAGCAAAAAAGAGACAGATTTCCAGGATAAAGGACGGAAACTACTACAACTTTTGGATTCTGGATTCGGTTCACGAAGAATATTAGCTGCAAAAGAAATTGACAAATGCACAGAAGAGGTAAGctcaatgattaaaaaaatttctttttttggataagagaTAAcgactctttttattttatgtgtcCAAATATGTTGGTATTCTGGTGTAGCTACttaatttaaatgaatttaataTTGTGGTACTACCAATGAATAGCCTTCAATTATTGGGGAAGGGGTTGTTGGAAACTTTGAATAGAATCAATGAATGTTATAAGTAATTAATAGATgaatatcataataaataaatgagaaatgatatgtttacaacattttcataatatttttacaataaattttaagtggcaggatgttactggttgttattgttggggcaaaaaagtaatcttatgatttattgtaaaaatattgtaaaaatgttgtgaacgtagcacctctctaaataaataaattatttttttcgtAATCTGTAATACATCAGTTTGTAAAGTTTATAAAAGAAGTGGGATGATGAATTTAGTAgattgaaggttttttttttttgggcattttgGCAGGGTAAAGTTGCGTTGGTGTCTAAATTAGGGATTCACCAGCTCCATATATTCATCTTTGTGTTAGCCGTTGTTCATGTGCTTTACTGCATCACCACCTTGGCTTTGGGCAGAACTAAGGTAATTCCCTCGTaattattttcatgtttgtGAAAGAGATGATGTATTCGTCAAATTAATATatagtaaatagtaataaatCGATCCCACACTGCGATTGGAAAAAATGTATACATTTCTCTAGTTCTTTTACTTCTTTGAATGTTGTTAAATTCTTGCTTGGATCGCAGATGAGAATATGGAAGGTTTGGgaggaagaaacaaagaaaccTGAATATCAATACTATCACGGTAAGTTTCAATACTGTCAAACGGGTCAACGTAgcaaagtttaattttatggGGTATACAACTATACATTTAGTTTGAAAGCTACTAGtcacaagaacaaaaaaaaaaaaaaaaaaaagtggctcACAAAGTCATCGAATTCTTGtattattttagtataagaatcAATGGATTCCTTTATAAATGACTTTTCAATAAGTGTATAATAATAATCGAAAACTAGGTGTCTgtttttgcttcaattttttttctttttaaaatttaacaaaattagctaatttttatctttttgtcatatatttagcaaaaaattaccaaaaactaTATGTTTCGTCTCATACTTAATAAATAAGCTACTAAAACTATGCAATATCAAACAATTAATTATCAaggttattataaattttattgcagATTTAGAAACTAATGTGTCATTAATAATGATGAatgtttgaattacttttttatgattagtaatatattaatttgtaaaaattatgaagtaaattttgtaatatttctaAGGtgctttatataatttttataatttttttcacaattattaaagTGGTACCTTGTTATTGGTGCTAATAAAAGTGATgctaatatatgtgtgtgtgtgtttaagaATTCTGTATGATAGCAAcattaatgttttatttatttttatctctttgcTGCTGGGGTAGTGGCTAGCTACTGTACTAAGTAgcccattattattattattattatattatgcAACTGCaatgttaattatttttatttattgttaatgaGATGCAATTTCTAGTTAAGGTTCGCTAagttatcttatatatatatatatatatatatatatatatatatatatatatatatatatatataattcgctagattgttttttttttttgtttgcttttaatttttctttttgatagtGTGGTAAAAAGACAAATTCTCATGCACACGATAGGTGTGATGTATACAATGATTAATGTGATGCAGATCCACAAAGGTTTAGGTTTGCTAGGGATACATCATTTGGGCGAAGACATTTGACTTTCTGGAGCAAGTCACCAATTTCCCTTTGGATAGTAAGCAAGaattaaattccaaataaattataatgtcGAGGAATTAGGaagttttttaatgatttaattgttaaattaatTACTTTACATGTAAGCTAATAACTTTTAAGTTAGCTGTTACTTCCTAGTATATTACTGATTTAttagttaaattaattaagtagtgttttaagttttaagggTTAAGAATTTAAGATGCATAAAACAAATTGACAAAGTTTGGCTTTAATAcaactcaatatctttttattgaatgtgaattttgataaatccacctttagattatataatttttttttctcatatccttcatacttgtaaaatttctacaaaatcaaaaatcaatggTTATGttattaacaaatttttaaatttcaagtttttttctggtaaaaaaattatgcataaaaaaataattttatggattgaatagtaATTAACATTCAATTagaacaaaatttgacaaacatgttaaaaatataaaagacaTGTAGTTCAACTattaacttttcaaaataattattatttgaaaattatagcATGTGGTGTATATTTCTCTGCATGTTATTCCGTGGAAACTAAAAtcatctcaaaaaagaaaaaggaaaaaagtttgaCACTACAAGTCGTGAAGCTATTGTTCAAACTCTTATAAAAGTTCCTCTTTCTCCTCGTTTCATTAGGTGTGTTTCTTTCGACAATTCTTTACCTCAGTTAACAAGGTTGATTACCTTACACTAAGACATGGATTTATCACAGTAAGTTTTAATATATGGAGTAACACGATGTTTGagcttctatatatatatatatatatatatatatacacacacacacacgtttTGATAACTGGAGCTCCTATGTTGTCTACGTGATTTACATTTGACAGGCACATTTGGCACCAGAAAgtgaaacaaaatttgatttcCAAAAGTACATTAGCAGATCACTTGAAAAGGATTTTAAAGTTGTGGTGGGGATCAGGTTTGTGCTCAAACAATTTAACTTTATGGTGTTTGTTTCTTTGATtgattttcaattatattaGAATATTAATCTTCTCATGCGCAGTGGAAGCATATGGTTCTTTGCGTTGTTATTCCTCCTGTCCAACACATATGGTAAGCTAAATTCTACTTCTTGGATATCAAACTGTAGTCACAATTTTCCATTCTAAGGATCGGAATATGATCCTCTCTACTTTAAATGAACCGGACACAGTACAATgttattgaaaaaatttaaagaatacacattttataatatttaatttcaattataaaatcGATCGATTTTAAATTGAGAGGTCATTTTGCTGTTTTGTgtcattctcttttctttagtcCAAATTTAGCGTAGATTGTCTTGTGATTTCTGATTAATAAGAAATGTTTCTTTCTTTACAATGACAGGATGGCATTCTTATTTATGGCTACCATTTCTCCCATTGATGGTAGGCAACCAGAAACAAGCTTGCACTCCTACATTCTCATTTTGGGCTGTTGATTTAATGGAAGTTAATGTGGTTTGCTGTGAATTTTATAGATAATACTCCTGGTGGGGACAAAGCTACTAGTGATAATTACACAAATGGGGCTAAGAATTCAAGAGACAGGAGATGTGGTTAGGGGTGAACCTGTGGTGCAGCCAAGTGATGACCTCTTCTGGTTTGGACGCCCCAAGTTCATTCTCTTTCTCATTCACTTGGTTCTTTTTCAGGTATCTCTCACCTACTTACATCAAGAAAATTACTTGCATGTTAATCTATAAGGATTCTAACATTAACCTCCTTTGCTTTCGGCCTCTCTATGTGATGACTTTTAATGGCAGAATGCATTTCAATTGGCCTTCTTTGCTTGGGGCACGGTAAGCATTTCCTTTCTACTCAATTATTCCATTATTTACAAAGTACTAAATGATGTCTGCACTACTATACACAAAGTTCCATGTGACATTTGCTTGGCTCAAAATCATATATCTGGTGCAATAAgtacataaaatttattgagTCACGAGCTGTACTGTTGATGTAACATCTTAATCCTCATGATTTGTTTATATACTATACTGCAATACGTATGGTTGCATAAAATATTTCACTGTTGATATAACATTTtagaatgtgtaaaataaaatcaGTGTCCGCAACGAGTCTATTTGAAAGTGATATTActttaataataacttattaccTTAAAgatattataagaaaaatttgtgaaaaatattgaattttttataattacatGACCTTAATGTCTGTAGTCTAAGCAACATGATTGTGTTCTTTTAAACCATTTTTAGGACTTAGAATTTCGCTACAGGAGAACTATAAGCTGAGAGGGTTTTCCAACTTTCctgttacatatatatattttcatctCTTTCAGGCTCAGTTTGGCTTAAGTAATTGCTTCCATAGTCGCACTGCAGATGTCGTCATCAGAATCTCAATGGGGTGAGTTTCATCACAAATACGCATGCATATAACTCTGTATGAGGTTGTCTTTGCAGCGATTTCACCTGGACGATTAAGGATTAGTGTTTATTGATTGTCATTCAAGCTAATCTAAGTACAACACTGAAATTTTCTCCAGGGTCATCATACAAGTTGTATGCAGTTATGTGACTTTGCCTCTCTACGCTTTGGTGACTCAGGTGAGATATAGTATTACACCTATAGGTCATATGGCTTGAAATGGTACAAAACTAAGAGCAAAATTAGTTTATTCTAATTCAACTAATAAAGATTATTGTTCTAGAATAAGGGATTTGGATTCAATCTTGGCCTAGTATTAAAGAGTAATAATTATCGATTGGATGCCATAGGTTCAAATTATGTATATGAGCTAAGTAAAAGAGAACCAAGTAAGAAAATTACCCCCAATTTATAACCAACTTAATTATGATTTGTTTACCTGATTTT from Castanea sativa cultivar Marrone di Chiusa Pesio chromosome 6, ASM4071231v1 includes:
- the LOC142638225 gene encoding MLO-like protein 6 isoform X2, with the translated sequence MILGFISLLLIVFQAPITNICIPKSVGATWHPCKKRYKESKKETDFQDKGRKLLQLLDSGFGSRRILAAKEIDKCTEEGKVALVSKLGIHQLHIFIFVLAVVHVLYCITTLALGRTKMRIWKVWEEETKKPEYQYYHDPQRFRFARDTSFGRRHLTFWSKSPISLWIVCFFRQFFTSVNKVDYLTLRHGFITAHLAPESETKFDFQKYISRSLEKDFKVVVGISGSIWFFALLFLLSNTYGWHSYLWLPFLPLMIILLVGTKLLVIITQMGLRIQETGDVVRGEPVVQPSDDLFWFGRPKFILFLIHLVLFQNAFQLAFFAWGTAQFGLSNCFHSRTADVVIRISMGVIIQVVCSYVTLPLYALVTQMGSRMSPSIFNDQLAKGLKDWHRTAKKNAKHSNHTETKSPISSTPATPTHGNFPVHLLHNYHHSSQDSLPASPRRSNVRNDHWDNNASHSSRHSEEEKPETQEPSSLQLPSAPPDYTQHEINISSSFTFRK
- the LOC142638225 gene encoding MLO-like protein 6 isoform X1, whose product is MGGKDISKPGEYERSLEDTPTWAVAVVCFVLVVISLFIEHIIHIIGKWLKKKHKLTLYEALEKIKTELMILGFISLLLIVFQAPITNICIPKSVGATWHPCKKRYKESKKETDFQDKGRKLLQLLDSGFGSRRILAAKEIDKCTEEGKVALVSKLGIHQLHIFIFVLAVVHVLYCITTLALGRTKMRIWKVWEEETKKPEYQYYHDPQRFRFARDTSFGRRHLTFWSKSPISLWIVCFFRQFFTSVNKVDYLTLRHGFITAHLAPESETKFDFQKYISRSLEKDFKVVVGISGSIWFFALLFLLSNTYGWHSYLWLPFLPLMIILLVGTKLLVIITQMGLRIQETGDVVRGEPVVQPSDDLFWFGRPKFILFLIHLVLFQNAFQLAFFAWGTAQFGLSNCFHSRTADVVIRISMGVIIQVVCSYVTLPLYALVTQMGSRMSPSIFNDQLAKGLKDWHRTAKKNAKHSNHTETKSPISSTPATPTHGNFPVHLLHNYHHSSQDSLPASPRRSNVRNDHWDNNASHSSRHSEEEKPETQEPSSLQLPSAPPDYTQHEINISSSFTFRK